The stretch of DNA tggtgttttggaatgttttattattgtgtgttttgtgcactAATTTGTTGAGATTAGGTGCCCATtgtgtgctatagtggcttattatgcccatattattacagtatatgggtatgattaccactatactactcaataggtacagggtgggtagcaggccagggtggtttaaccccttaattactgtcgcgattattaactgctaaggtgattaaggggtttggcaacattagattgtatttattatgtatgtacagtatactttctggcaacggaggaccaAGGGACCTGCTGTATCCAGAGGAGGAAGCCCTTCATATttctgtggtaagtagaactgtatttatttactttatttatgcttgctaattttgtgtttaataatggcgaaataatctattatccatatctggttaatagttttttgcccattactgtactgtatgttcagctccggagaccccctgctcacaaacacaataaaaataaaatataagcagcTTCAcaaccttagcagctacccgctaaggtaaggattttttttatttggagggggggtgtttgatactagtgtgagggagcagcagggggtcttctgagctgaacaaagttgatttcagcctcggggaccccctacttactGAGATAcgggccctgttatggggtgccggtatccctctgctttgtttagacccacaggattttaacatggggaaaccggtaccccataacggggcctgtaactcaggaagtagggggtccccggacctgaaatcaatgcggttcagctccggagaccccctgctacattagtgTAATGTTAGTATGTTAataaaaaccctgcgatcgcctgtgagaggcgcgcagttagagtgaatGATTCAGCCTCTAAATGCGCGTCTATTACAGGCAGGCAGACTatggtagcattcacacagcagggaccctgcATTGTTACTCTGATGCGTTTAGTTAGTCTGCCAGAAAACATTAGTGAGGATCACGGGTATACTGTATACCGCTATTTCATTTCATGATGTTTTACAAAAACGGCTGATGCAGCTGTATTTTCTATATTTAAGTGGAAATTAAGTCAGTAAGGTCTTGAAGGGAGAATATTCATTATTACTGAGGTTATTCTACGCAGCCATGATATGTGATATTTATTCCATATTTGTACCTGTTGCTCCCTCTTGGTTTCGTGAATAGAACTTACAGTAATAGTTATATCTAAAAAGGGATTGATAGTCTTCAGTTAAGAatatgtgtcacgggagaccaggttatttacacctttttaccagaatCATTCATTAAGCAAAACAACGTagataaataaattgtaatttgttTGGCAtacattcgcttacacacaaagatgcacaaaatatagacgaaaagacacacttactggggatctgagTGCAGgtaactctatgggagagttttacccttgaactaaaatcggcataaaatcctaGCTGTGACCCCTACtttcgtttctgagaacttggtacCAAAATGCTGGACTTAGTCTGTGGCGGGCAAGCTTTCAGGCTTGGAATGGAAGTTGGTTGCCTTGCTATTTCGCACAAAacatctttgaaaagcccacctgtgctctttcggctctgactcaaggggaacacaccaTCTGTTTGGCTCACGGCTTCctatagtattctctgcttctTTCATACAATAGAAGCAGGCCACACAGAAACAATCAGTGCGTGGGAACTttctaatgcagccaatcagagccaagccagctAGAAAAGCCAGGTTagtgggaaatttgaaatagccaagggacatgccCAAGCCTGCCtcatctccccccagctatcCTAAAGCCACCCACTGGGCAGGCGCCCCTacgtctggcagaacaagtggcatcccagaGGACTGCCATTCCCCGCTAACCAAGCGCTGTTcgcacctctggacatcctctggctgctttgaactccgatgtctagcAGACATACCTGCGCatatgggtttgcacgggctgcaTGTTTGGACATGGGTTctgtgaacatattaaaatatactttaatacactctGAGTCTCGGGGAACCCTTACAGCTATGTGGGACTCTAGATGAAGGTATTGGGGAACAGGGAACAGAAAGGAAAAAAGTTGTCGTTTTATTTctgtctgccttattccccacacactttctcttttactcagtttggactctgagTGCCCCAAACCTTATATGCGGTTAGggtacccacaaaccctatactgtttgtgggtcaccttggcattaactggggtaccccccttaacctagggattccctcagctacaggaatacatatttatccctgtgcctcctCCTTTCTAagcggtgctgaagcagggtacccttgTGGTGAGttgcgcttgcgttttcaaggggagatattgcggGGAAAATGTGcaacatgtatctgagaatcaggcatgattcccggtaCATTTATCCTCAAAAAAAgcttgattgcatgcccagaaagggaaaaacacaaaaaatggttttattaaagacaataaaatgcaataatacaatgttactgggcccaagaactaactctcttggacccttatatatGGCGCAAGGGTAACCAaaagggcttgacctttattatatagcctggttacaaCCTCCTGTCCcaatatgcccaagtattttaaATGTGTCTCCCTCCATTTGTTATTGAAATTCAATTTAAGACATTTGATTTTGTGACATGGATTGGTTACATTTagggcttccgacttatccatatttattttgtacactgAATAGACTGCCATATTCAGCAAGTACAGCTTGTAAGTTAGGGAGAGATGTGAACAGATTTCAAAATAGTCAAAATGATATATCCACAAACAGTGGGAATTTATATGTCTCATCTACTATATTAATACTTTGAATATTGGAACTCTctgattgtggctgtgtgtggctctATTATAAACAACAGGGGTGAAGGAGGACAGCCATGCCTTGTCCCATTAGTGATTTTAAAATCACCCCCAGGGTCTTTAAGGATTGCAGTAGGATTTTTGGAAAGAACGTGTACCCCCCTAAGGTATAACTCGTTCAAGTCAAATGCTTCCAGTGTCTTATATAGGAATTTTCATTTGATCCTATCAaataatgccttttctgtgtcTAGGTTTAATAGAATGGCTTTGCGTCTAGTGTGGCTCACATAATCTAGAATATTTATAATTTTCCTAGTGTTATTCCACGCCTGACCCTCGCTGATAAACCCCACCTGCTCATTGTCCATTAGACGTTTAATGATAGGATTTAAACTATTGTCAAGAATCTTACTATAGATCTTAAGATCTGTGTTTAGCAGGGAAATCACCTTGTACCTGTCACAGCTATTTGGGTCTTTACCAGCTTTATTTAGTATCACAATGCTCACTCCTGTCACCTGTTCCAGGATCTGCACTCTctccaaaaatgtattaaaaagatCTATTAAGATTGGGGATAGGATATTAATATAATTTTATAACCCATTAGGTCATGGGGTCTTCGGGGATTTTAAAGCCTTGATAACTTCTAATAATTTCAGTTTTGTTATTTTAGTATTTGGGGTCTTAAACTCATCTTTTTGCAATTTTGGTAGTTTATATTTGATCAAATATGTGCCCATTATTAACTCAGCTTAAATCACTGTTTTAGACCCTAACCCCTTAAGTTTATTGGCTAGGATCTTGCCCCCTTATTACCCTTATCATAAAAAGATGACTTAGTCTTCTGTTAAGCATTTTCTGTGTCTTCCAGGTGACACTTTCTAAGTTCATCACTAGCTTgggttactttttttttaatagtataaCCTTATTCTAATTCTAACATAGTAAAGATAATTAAAGAATACATAATAAAGGTCTTGTCAAACatgtacatatactgtgtgtaaACAAATATacgcatacatacagtatactttcCTGTCATATCACTGCAGTTACACTTACAAATGAAAAATTCCAAGAAATACGGTAATTAATTTTATACAGTAAGTAGTCATTGAGATACTTGCTGAACTTTTGTCATTCAGTAGGTAAAGTGTCAAATACATTGTTGTATACTTATTATCACTAAACCTCCCTCTCCTTGCGTGCTATCATAAACACAACATGGTCATAATCTGAGAAAGTGCTGGTCTTTTTAGTAGGTAATGTTTCCAAATTCTCAATGATGAATCCTGCATCACAAACAGCCTCTCTTataaactcctcatcatatgacAGACTGAAGAACTTGTGCTCACCAACCATATAGAAGGTTCCATTATATGTCCCCACCATTAACATATGTCCCCCAGTTTTTAGCATTGACGCTAGTTTTTTCAGGTAGTTACAGAAAGCCTGGTGGTTCTTGCTAACAACCTGTAAGACAAACATGCAGAGCAGACAGTCCATCTGTGGCAGGACTGCAGGCTCTAAAGGGTTATCTTTGGTGAAATCACATTTGACAATGCGTTTCACTGCTCTTCTTGCTTTGTCTTCCTTCCCTTCCCACTCCTCGCTGAAATGACAAAATGAAAGAGGATCACGTGGCCGTTTTGGAGCAAACAGTGGAGCGTGCTGAAAATAATGTACATGTGTCACTCAAATGACTGATAAAGTGAGCAAATATTTTTTGATCCGCTGCGAATCGGTCGGTTCCTTTGGTGCATTGATTTTAGCGGTTCAATTTAAAAAAGGGCGAATCAAGTTTtccgtatttttttttattattaatattaatagtaTTATCAATACACTCCGCGTATTCCggaacccgtggacggatttgtatcATCCATTTCTGCCGagggattgctgaatccgcggattgaattctacaaatccatccacagtTTGTATCCAATGGAGTTTTTTGATCCACACAGATTAAAACCAACCATgtctgtttgcggattttacaccgcaaaacagattttggggggaaaatgcgcataattccgggaaacggatttgaacGGATTCGCCCATTCCCAAtgaataatataattaaaatgtCAAAATGAGCAGAAGACTGCTCAGTAAGGATGTCCCTATCTGTGTCAGTGGAGTGCAGAATGGACTtaaataaatctcagtttttaCCAATTCCTGACATCTTTTACACCTTCCACACAGAAAACTGAGTTATTTCTCATTTATAGAAAGTAGAAGGATACAGTATTCTTATTAAACGTTGACATATTGAAAGAGTCAGTCTTTACATAATCACTAATTAAGAAGTATTTAAGACATGGAATTCCGTTATCCTTATTAGCTACTGTATTATCTcagtttttcatgtattcttCACTTTTCcttctttgtattatttttttctcctATATATTACATCTCTATGAGGCACTGAATATGATTGACAAAATGAAAATACAAGATAACGATTTTAATAGAATCCCGCACAATTTATATACCTCCTAACCCTCCCTCTAAATAACATACATTTGCTCAAAAAGGACATCTTAGATACTgggatatacaaaatatatttaaatgactcgcaccccaggcacacatacacacacattccacACACTGCGcatacacactccacacacaaaccatccacacacaccccacatacaccccccatACCCCTCCATACGCACCCCAGACACATGCTTCATAGACTATGAAaaagtgcaaattggtgcatactgtatgtggagtgtaattttgaaaaaaaaaataacggtcagataatttataaataacatatctgcatacagtacgtggaGTTAAGTAACTGTCAgagattatataaataacaaacctCCCGCCGACTTTTTGAATGCGCCGCATTTTTCACAATTGTGTCCaaatttttggacaagccacctggaaACCCTACTCGGGATAGAGGATCGTGCCAAAACCCAGGAGCATGGGAAGGGGACTGTAGCTGCTGAAAACAGGCTCAACGATAGTTATAatcagggttgccaggtgtccagttttGAACTGGAATGCCCTTTATTTGGACACACAGTCTAGTACAAAATTAGAGGTaaaactggacatgtatgtgtccggtattatctctctggacattgtgacctgaccggcttgggtggCTGCAGGTTTTCTGTTGCTAGGGTGCTGGACAAACTCCCTTGTGGGATGAAATGCGTCAGAGCTTACCTAGCTATGTGATTTTTGTtcgttttttttcaataaatactGTAGccttttttgttagagctgcgtttgGTTCATTTCCTTGCCTCTGTGCACCACTTCTCTGTTTTTTGTGCATTACCCAGTAGCATCCCATCAGGAGGAGATGTCAGGAGCTTGGGGATAGGGCCAAGGAGAGGAAAAATGgcttggagcagagagaggtgagaggtgtgtgtctctAGCTCCTCGTACCTTTCACCATTTtgttcagtatttttggagaacccatccggcaACCttatctctatgccaacctcaaggtcagtaataaacaagataaaaagcaggggtcccagtaccgatccctgaggtactccactcacaaccttagcacaacctgaaaaagtttcatttatgacaaccctctgttgtttatccttcaaccagttttcagtcttggtgcaaatatttttagagtccaatttgttttatttagaacactaacctcttgtggaaccatatcaaaagcatttgcaaaatatAGGtataccacatcaactgcattaccctggtctaaattcctacataCCTCCTTAAAGAAACTAAAAAGGTTAGTTTGACATGACCTCTCCTTCATAACTTTAtgaataattttgtttttcattagtaTTCCTTAATATTATCCTGTACTATACCTTCAAATAaattccccactattgatgtcaggcttacaggtctgtaattccctggttgtgatctagttcccttttaaaaaaaataggcaccacatctgctttacggcAATCTGGTGGTACTGAGCCTATAGAAATGGAgtacttgaatattaaatgtaattctttggctattactgaacttaactccttaaggaCTATTCGATGTATGCCATTAGGGGCAGGTGccttatatacttttattttatcaagccgcctatgaacttcttcctcagttaaccaattgttcgttaatatacaGGTTGTGGCTTCTTCCTGTGGCACTACAATTGCAAattattcttccctggtaaacacagaggcaaaaaatTTGTTTAATAGCTCTGCTTTTTCCAATTATCTCAcattgaaagggtcctatattttcttttctaattgttttgttattaaggtacttaaataactttttaggttcTTCTATTACAAggttactttctattgcaatccttttttcataatCCTTTTTTGTGCATTTGATTGCCaatttgcaacttttgttacagtatattccttataattgtgacagtgttttcccc from Ascaphus truei isolate aAscTru1 chromosome 6, aAscTru1.hap1, whole genome shotgun sequence encodes:
- the LOC142498058 gene encoding indolethylamine N-methyltransferase-like, encoding MDSSLHKHYHDEEFDPRGFIDTYFYNGTNDMFVDTVVYPIKQLFKTFSSGRVRGETLLDVSVGPLAFHLITACDYFKEINVIEFTDANIREFEMWRNKVPGAADWSHTAKIICELEGKSEEWEGKEDKARRAVKRIVKCDFTKDNPLEPAVLPQMDCLLCMFVLQVVSKNHQAFCNYLKKLASMLKTGGHMLMVGTYNGTFYMVGEHKFFSLSYDEEFIREAVCDAGFIIENLETLPTKKTSTFSDYDHVVFMIARKEREV